A window from Zingiber officinale cultivar Zhangliang chromosome 7A, Zo_v1.1, whole genome shotgun sequence encodes these proteins:
- the LOC122002794 gene encoding uncharacterized protein LOC122002794 isoform X1 — protein MNSYIFISSSFWFSISEAIGHLLLYICRTKPDRHGSSSRSRVELSSGNGRRNVRSVGGDGAAIHSAANCRAAAISSSLLGATTTGGSGSGSGGGGSPKAKEVSEDQKCLLPELPLLRQTRRPDEHRRELLWRPCSLGESEERDGLGGHVRAAGVEVRSEHGGEEAKPQQQGAHHRREEAEGEAQPEIHRPVRHCSWPQEDGQDLRSQRRHQVPEAAPGEGEVPGGASREEDRRVGVGPGQEVPPVRRRRRQPLLLLLRRLRLRLRFRRPALRRRVRAAGDRGQDLRQHHPRQDPLREAQGRAGEGALGDREHPPLRHQHQRHALHHFFARHNRHGSADRGGVRHDREGGCQETELSIQTAALKNLALVAENGKKGRLVTTNKKVKSFDSHAIFLLRFELVLL, from the exons ATGAACTCGTATATATTTATTTCTTCAAGCTTTTGGTTTTCCATCTCTGAAGCAATTGGCCATCTTTTGCTGTATATTTGCAGAACAAAGCCCGATCGGCATGGAAGCAGCAGCCGCAGCAGGGTGGAACTCTCATCTG GGAATGGAAGGAGAAATGTTCGATCAGTGGGAGGTGATGGAGCAGCAATTCACAGCGCAGCAAATTGCAGAGCTGCAGCAATCTCTAGCTCTCTCCTCGGAGCAACAACCACAGGCGGCAGCGGCAgcggcagcggcggcggcggctccCCTAAAGCCAAGGAAGTCTCTGAAGACCAGAAATGCCTCCTCCCCGAGCTTCCTCTCCTTCGGCAGACCAGACGACCTGATGAGCATCGACGAGAGCTTCTATGGCGGCCTTGCTCCCTCGGTGAGTCCGAAGAAAGAGATGGACTTGGAGGCCATGTTCGGGCAGCAGGCGTCGAAGTGCGGAGCGAGCATGGCGGCGAAGAAGCCAAGCCACAGCAACAAGGAGCACATCATCGCCGAGAGGAAGCGGAGGGAGAAGCTCAACCAGAGATTCATCGCCCTGTCCGCCATTGTTCCTGGCCTCAAGAAG ATGGACAAGACCTCCGTTCTCAGCGACGCCATCAAGTACCTGAAGCAGCTCCAGGAGAAGGTGAAGTCCCTGGAGGAGCAAGCCgcgaggaagaccgtcgagtcgGCGTTGGTCCGGGTCAAGAAGTCCCACCTGTGCGGCGACGACGACGACAGCCACTCCTCCTGCTCCTGCGACGACTACGACTCCGACTCCGATTCCGACGGCCGGCCCTCCGGCGCCGAGTCCGCGCTGCCGGAGATCGAGGCCAAGATCTCCGACAGCACCATCCTCGTCAAGATCCACTGCGAGAAGCACAAGGGCGTGCTGGTGAAGGCGCTCTCGGAGATCGAGAACATCCACCTCTCCGTCATCAACACCAGCGTCATGCTCTTCACCACTTCTTCGCTCGACATAACCGTCATGGCTCAG CAGATCGAGGAGGAGTTCGACATGACCGCGAAGGAGGTTGTCAAGAAACTGAGCTCAGCATTCAGACAGCCGCACTAAAGAATTTAGCTCTCGTTGCAGAAAATGGGAAAAAGGGCAGGTTAGTTACCACCAATAAAAAGGTCAAATCATTCGATTCCCATGCCATTTTCTTGCTGCGATTCGAGCTCGTTCTCTTGTAG
- the LOC122002794 gene encoding uncharacterized protein LOC122002794 isoform X3: MNSYIFISSSFWFSISEAIGHLLLYICRTKPDRHGSSSRSRVELSSGNGRRNVRSVGGDGAAIHSAANCRAAAISSSLLGATTTGGSGSGSGGGGSPKAKEVSEDQKCLLPELPLLRQTRRPDEHRRELLWRPCSLGESEERDGLGGHVRAAGVEVRSEHGGEEAKPQQQGAHHRREEAEGEAQPEIHRPVRHCSWPQEDGQDLRSQRRHQVPEAAPGEGEVPGGASREEDRRVGVGPGQEVPPVRRRRRQPLLLLLRRLRLRLRFRRPALRRRVRAAGDRGQDLRQHHPRQDPLREAQGRAGEGALGDREHPPLRHQHQRHALHHFFARHNRHGSADRGGVRHDREGGCQETELSIQTAALKNLALVAENGKKGRISAHPSLHAMV; encoded by the exons ATGAACTCGTATATATTTATTTCTTCAAGCTTTTGGTTTTCCATCTCTGAAGCAATTGGCCATCTTTTGCTGTATATTTGCAGAACAAAGCCCGATCGGCATGGAAGCAGCAGCCGCAGCAGGGTGGAACTCTCATCTG GGAATGGAAGGAGAAATGTTCGATCAGTGGGAGGTGATGGAGCAGCAATTCACAGCGCAGCAAATTGCAGAGCTGCAGCAATCTCTAGCTCTCTCCTCGGAGCAACAACCACAGGCGGCAGCGGCAgcggcagcggcggcggcggctccCCTAAAGCCAAGGAAGTCTCTGAAGACCAGAAATGCCTCCTCCCCGAGCTTCCTCTCCTTCGGCAGACCAGACGACCTGATGAGCATCGACGAGAGCTTCTATGGCGGCCTTGCTCCCTCGGTGAGTCCGAAGAAAGAGATGGACTTGGAGGCCATGTTCGGGCAGCAGGCGTCGAAGTGCGGAGCGAGCATGGCGGCGAAGAAGCCAAGCCACAGCAACAAGGAGCACATCATCGCCGAGAGGAAGCGGAGGGAGAAGCTCAACCAGAGATTCATCGCCCTGTCCGCCATTGTTCCTGGCCTCAAGAAG ATGGACAAGACCTCCGTTCTCAGCGACGCCATCAAGTACCTGAAGCAGCTCCAGGAGAAGGTGAAGTCCCTGGAGGAGCAAGCCgcgaggaagaccgtcgagtcgGCGTTGGTCCGGGTCAAGAAGTCCCACCTGTGCGGCGACGACGACGACAGCCACTCCTCCTGCTCCTGCGACGACTACGACTCCGACTCCGATTCCGACGGCCGGCCCTCCGGCGCCGAGTCCGCGCTGCCGGAGATCGAGGCCAAGATCTCCGACAGCACCATCCTCGTCAAGATCCACTGCGAGAAGCACAAGGGCGTGCTGGTGAAGGCGCTCTCGGAGATCGAGAACATCCACCTCTCCGTCATCAACACCAGCGTCATGCTCTTCACCACTTCTTCGCTCGACATAACCGTCATGGCTCAG CAGATCGAGGAGGAGTTCGACATGACCGCGAAGGAGGTTGTCAAGAAACTGAGCTCAGCATTCAGACAGCCGCACTAAAGAATTTAGCTCTCGTTGCAGAAAATGGGAAAAAGGGCAG AATTAGTGCTCACCCAAGTCTTCATGCCATGGTTTAG
- the LOC122002794 gene encoding transcription factor NAI1-like isoform X5, with translation MEAAAAAGWNSHLGMEGEMFDQWEVMEQQFTAQQIAELQQSLALSSEQQPQAAAAAAAAAAAPLKPRKSLKTRNASSPSFLSFGRPDDLMSIDESFYGGLAPSVSPKKEMDLEAMFGQQASKCGASMAAKKPSHSNKEHIIAERKRREKLNQRFIALSAIVPGLKKMDKTSVLSDAIKYLKQLQEKVKSLEEQAARKTVESALVRVKKSHLCGDDDDSHSSCSCDDYDSDSDSDGRPSGAESALPEIEAKISDSTILVKIHCEKHKGVLVKALSEIENIHLSVINTSVMLFTTSSLDITVMAQVRCTKPFNSLSLSLSLSLSLSLSPLSLL, from the exons ATGGAAGCAGCAGCCGCAGCAGGGTGGAACTCTCATCTG GGAATGGAAGGAGAAATGTTCGATCAGTGGGAGGTGATGGAGCAGCAATTCACAGCGCAGCAAATTGCAGAGCTGCAGCAATCTCTAGCTCTCTCCTCGGAGCAACAACCACAGGCGGCAGCGGCAgcggcagcggcggcggcggctccCCTAAAGCCAAGGAAGTCTCTGAAGACCAGAAATGCCTCCTCCCCGAGCTTCCTCTCCTTCGGCAGACCAGACGACCTGATGAGCATCGACGAGAGCTTCTATGGCGGCCTTGCTCCCTCGGTGAGTCCGAAGAAAGAGATGGACTTGGAGGCCATGTTCGGGCAGCAGGCGTCGAAGTGCGGAGCGAGCATGGCGGCGAAGAAGCCAAGCCACAGCAACAAGGAGCACATCATCGCCGAGAGGAAGCGGAGGGAGAAGCTCAACCAGAGATTCATCGCCCTGTCCGCCATTGTTCCTGGCCTCAAGAAG ATGGACAAGACCTCCGTTCTCAGCGACGCCATCAAGTACCTGAAGCAGCTCCAGGAGAAGGTGAAGTCCCTGGAGGAGCAAGCCgcgaggaagaccgtcgagtcgGCGTTGGTCCGGGTCAAGAAGTCCCACCTGTGCGGCGACGACGACGACAGCCACTCCTCCTGCTCCTGCGACGACTACGACTCCGACTCCGATTCCGACGGCCGGCCCTCCGGCGCCGAGTCCGCGCTGCCGGAGATCGAGGCCAAGATCTCCGACAGCACCATCCTCGTCAAGATCCACTGCGAGAAGCACAAGGGCGTGCTGGTGAAGGCGCTCTCGGAGATCGAGAACATCCACCTCTCCGTCATCAACACCAGCGTCATGCTCTTCACCACTTCTTCGCTCGACATAACCGTCATGGCTCAGGTTCGATGCACCAAGCCtttcaattctctctctctctctctctctctctctctctctctctctctctcccccttaAGCCTCCTCTAA
- the LOC122002794 gene encoding transcription factor NAI1-like isoform X6, whose protein sequence is MEAAAAAGWNSHLGMEGEMFDQWEVMEQQFTAQQIAELQQSLALSSEQQPQAAAAAAAAAAAPLKPRKSLKTRNASSPSFLSFGRPDDLMSIDESFYGGLAPSVSPKKEMDLEAMFGQQASKCGASMAAKKPSHSNKEHIIAERKRREKLNQRFIALSAIVPGLKKMDKTSVLSDAIKYLKQLQEKVKSLEEQAARKTVESALVRVKKSHLCGDDDDSHSSCSCDDYDSDSDSDGRPSGAESALPEIEAKISDSTILVKIHCEKHKGVLVKALSEIENIHLSVINTSVMLFTTSSLDITVMAQQIEEEFDMTAKEVVKKLSSAFRQPH, encoded by the exons ATGGAAGCAGCAGCCGCAGCAGGGTGGAACTCTCATCTG GGAATGGAAGGAGAAATGTTCGATCAGTGGGAGGTGATGGAGCAGCAATTCACAGCGCAGCAAATTGCAGAGCTGCAGCAATCTCTAGCTCTCTCCTCGGAGCAACAACCACAGGCGGCAGCGGCAgcggcagcggcggcggcggctccCCTAAAGCCAAGGAAGTCTCTGAAGACCAGAAATGCCTCCTCCCCGAGCTTCCTCTCCTTCGGCAGACCAGACGACCTGATGAGCATCGACGAGAGCTTCTATGGCGGCCTTGCTCCCTCGGTGAGTCCGAAGAAAGAGATGGACTTGGAGGCCATGTTCGGGCAGCAGGCGTCGAAGTGCGGAGCGAGCATGGCGGCGAAGAAGCCAAGCCACAGCAACAAGGAGCACATCATCGCCGAGAGGAAGCGGAGGGAGAAGCTCAACCAGAGATTCATCGCCCTGTCCGCCATTGTTCCTGGCCTCAAGAAG ATGGACAAGACCTCCGTTCTCAGCGACGCCATCAAGTACCTGAAGCAGCTCCAGGAGAAGGTGAAGTCCCTGGAGGAGCAAGCCgcgaggaagaccgtcgagtcgGCGTTGGTCCGGGTCAAGAAGTCCCACCTGTGCGGCGACGACGACGACAGCCACTCCTCCTGCTCCTGCGACGACTACGACTCCGACTCCGATTCCGACGGCCGGCCCTCCGGCGCCGAGTCCGCGCTGCCGGAGATCGAGGCCAAGATCTCCGACAGCACCATCCTCGTCAAGATCCACTGCGAGAAGCACAAGGGCGTGCTGGTGAAGGCGCTCTCGGAGATCGAGAACATCCACCTCTCCGTCATCAACACCAGCGTCATGCTCTTCACCACTTCTTCGCTCGACATAACCGTCATGGCTCAG CAGATCGAGGAGGAGTTCGACATGACCGCGAAGGAGGTTGTCAAGAAACTGAGCTCAGCATTCAGACAGCCGCACTAA
- the LOC122002794 gene encoding transcription factor NAI1-like isoform X7: MEAAAAAGWNSHLGMEGEMFDQWEVMEQQFTAQQIAELQQSLALSSEQQPQAAAAAAAAAAAPLKPRKSLKTRNASSPSFLSFGRPDDLMSIDESFYGGLAPSVSPKKEMDLEAMFGQQASKCGASMAAKKPSHSNKEHIIAERKRREKLNQRFIALSAIVPGLKKMDKTSVLSDAIKYLKQLQEKVKSLEEQAARKTVESALVRVKKSHLCGDDDDSHSSCSCDDYDSDSDSDGRPSGAESALPEIEAKISDSTILVKIHCEKHKGVLVKALSEIENIHLSVINTSVMLFTTSSLDITVMAQIEEEFDMTAKEVVKKLSSAFRQPH, translated from the exons ATGGAAGCAGCAGCCGCAGCAGGGTGGAACTCTCATCTG GGAATGGAAGGAGAAATGTTCGATCAGTGGGAGGTGATGGAGCAGCAATTCACAGCGCAGCAAATTGCAGAGCTGCAGCAATCTCTAGCTCTCTCCTCGGAGCAACAACCACAGGCGGCAGCGGCAgcggcagcggcggcggcggctccCCTAAAGCCAAGGAAGTCTCTGAAGACCAGAAATGCCTCCTCCCCGAGCTTCCTCTCCTTCGGCAGACCAGACGACCTGATGAGCATCGACGAGAGCTTCTATGGCGGCCTTGCTCCCTCGGTGAGTCCGAAGAAAGAGATGGACTTGGAGGCCATGTTCGGGCAGCAGGCGTCGAAGTGCGGAGCGAGCATGGCGGCGAAGAAGCCAAGCCACAGCAACAAGGAGCACATCATCGCCGAGAGGAAGCGGAGGGAGAAGCTCAACCAGAGATTCATCGCCCTGTCCGCCATTGTTCCTGGCCTCAAGAAG ATGGACAAGACCTCCGTTCTCAGCGACGCCATCAAGTACCTGAAGCAGCTCCAGGAGAAGGTGAAGTCCCTGGAGGAGCAAGCCgcgaggaagaccgtcgagtcgGCGTTGGTCCGGGTCAAGAAGTCCCACCTGTGCGGCGACGACGACGACAGCCACTCCTCCTGCTCCTGCGACGACTACGACTCCGACTCCGATTCCGACGGCCGGCCCTCCGGCGCCGAGTCCGCGCTGCCGGAGATCGAGGCCAAGATCTCCGACAGCACCATCCTCGTCAAGATCCACTGCGAGAAGCACAAGGGCGTGCTGGTGAAGGCGCTCTCGGAGATCGAGAACATCCACCTCTCCGTCATCAACACCAGCGTCATGCTCTTCACCACTTCTTCGCTCGACATAACCGTCATGGCTCAG ATCGAGGAGGAGTTCGACATGACCGCGAAGGAGGTTGTCAAGAAACTGAGCTCAGCATTCAGACAGCCGCACTAA
- the LOC122002794 gene encoding uncharacterized protein LOC122002794 isoform X4 — MNSYIFISSSFWFSISEAIGHLLLYICRTKPDRHGSSSRSRVELSSGNGRRNVRSVGGDGAAIHSAANCRAAAISSSLLGATTTGGSGSGSGGGGSPKAKEVSEDQKCLLPELPLLRQTRRPDEHRRELLWRPCSLGESEERDGLGGHVRAAGVEVRSEHGGEEAKPQQQGAHHRREEAEGEAQPEIHRPVRHCSWPQEDGQDLRSQRRHQVPEAAPGEGEVPGGASREEDRRVGVGPGQEVPPVRRRRRQPLLLLLRRLRLRLRFRRPALRRRVRAAGDRGQDLRQHHPRQDPLREAQGRAGEGALGDREHPPLRHQHQRHALHHFFARHNRHGSDRGGVRHDREGGCQETELSIQTAALKNLALVAENGKKGRISAHPSLHAMV, encoded by the exons ATGAACTCGTATATATTTATTTCTTCAAGCTTTTGGTTTTCCATCTCTGAAGCAATTGGCCATCTTTTGCTGTATATTTGCAGAACAAAGCCCGATCGGCATGGAAGCAGCAGCCGCAGCAGGGTGGAACTCTCATCTG GGAATGGAAGGAGAAATGTTCGATCAGTGGGAGGTGATGGAGCAGCAATTCACAGCGCAGCAAATTGCAGAGCTGCAGCAATCTCTAGCTCTCTCCTCGGAGCAACAACCACAGGCGGCAGCGGCAgcggcagcggcggcggcggctccCCTAAAGCCAAGGAAGTCTCTGAAGACCAGAAATGCCTCCTCCCCGAGCTTCCTCTCCTTCGGCAGACCAGACGACCTGATGAGCATCGACGAGAGCTTCTATGGCGGCCTTGCTCCCTCGGTGAGTCCGAAGAAAGAGATGGACTTGGAGGCCATGTTCGGGCAGCAGGCGTCGAAGTGCGGAGCGAGCATGGCGGCGAAGAAGCCAAGCCACAGCAACAAGGAGCACATCATCGCCGAGAGGAAGCGGAGGGAGAAGCTCAACCAGAGATTCATCGCCCTGTCCGCCATTGTTCCTGGCCTCAAGAAG ATGGACAAGACCTCCGTTCTCAGCGACGCCATCAAGTACCTGAAGCAGCTCCAGGAGAAGGTGAAGTCCCTGGAGGAGCAAGCCgcgaggaagaccgtcgagtcgGCGTTGGTCCGGGTCAAGAAGTCCCACCTGTGCGGCGACGACGACGACAGCCACTCCTCCTGCTCCTGCGACGACTACGACTCCGACTCCGATTCCGACGGCCGGCCCTCCGGCGCCGAGTCCGCGCTGCCGGAGATCGAGGCCAAGATCTCCGACAGCACCATCCTCGTCAAGATCCACTGCGAGAAGCACAAGGGCGTGCTGGTGAAGGCGCTCTCGGAGATCGAGAACATCCACCTCTCCGTCATCAACACCAGCGTCATGCTCTTCACCACTTCTTCGCTCGACATAACCGTCATGGCTCAG ATCGAGGAGGAGTTCGACATGACCGCGAAGGAGGTTGTCAAGAAACTGAGCTCAGCATTCAGACAGCCGCACTAAAGAATTTAGCTCTCGTTGCAGAAAATGGGAAAAAGGGCAG AATTAGTGCTCACCCAAGTCTTCATGCCATGGTTTAG
- the LOC122002791 gene encoding ATP-dependent DNA helicase DDM1-like, with protein sequence MEERENGVLIDGDARSPTSVLQDEEICNAKSALEKHQIGDLGESRVAGEDSSLPLELEAKNGDASLVSHAMAEEEEKMLEARVKQEGMTQDATPDGLNSKLRFSKLDELLTQTQLYSEFLLEKMDNISFSKTEDHVEAEDEPTEKKTGRGRKRKPTTQYNSKKAKTAVRAMLTRSNEQVSSEDANVTEEVRAEKEQAELVPLMTGGKLKPYQIKGVKWLISLWQNGLNGILADQMGLGKTIQAIGFLAHLKGKGLDGPYMIIAPLSTLSNWVNEISRFAPSMTAIIYHGTKQEREEIRRKQMPKQISPKFPLIITSYEVAFHDAKFLAHYRWKYVVVDEGHRLKNSKCLLLRELRRLPMENKLLLTGTPLHNNLAELWSLLNFILPDIFSSHQEFESWFDLSGKANGDSNSEESEEKKRVQVVMKLHSILRPFLLRRMKENVEQMLPRKKEIILYANMTDHQKHIQEHLVNKTLEDYLQEEAEIVTLRPGMKGKLNNLLMQLRKNCCHPDLLHSAYDQSTLYPPIEKLLEQCGKFRLMDRLLTLLLARKHKVLIFSQWTKVLDIIDYFLSEKHLEVCRIDGQIKLDERKKQIEAFNDLNSNVSIFLLSTRAGGLGINLTAADTCILYDSDWNPQMDLQAMDRCHRIGQTKPVHVYRLATSHSVEGRIIKKAFEKMKLEHVVIAKGQFQQDRQKTNTLEESELLALLRNKEDPDDKQIETDISQEDLVRVMDRSDLVEPIDGGAPVSSCALPLRGPGWEVVTPAQSGGMLSSLTA encoded by the exons atggaggagagggagaatggGGTTTTGATCGATGGAGATGCGAGGTCCCCGACGTCCGTTTTGCAAGATGAG GAAATTTGTAACGCTAAGTCTGCGCTAGAGAAGCATCAAATCGGCGACCTTGGAGAGAGCCGTGTGGCTGGTGAAGATTCCAGTCTGCCACTCGAACTGGAGGCAAAGAATGGGGACGCATCCTTAGTCTCGCATGCCATGgccgaagaagaggagaagatgctGGAAGCTCGAGTGAAGCAAGAGGGGATGACGCAAGATGCGACTCCTGATGGTCTAAACTCTAAGCTTCGATTCAGCAAGTTGGATGAACTACTGACACAAACCCAACTATACTCAGAGTTCCTACTAGAGAAGATGGATAATATCTCATTT AGCAAGACAGAGGACCATGTGGAGGCAGAGGATGAGCCAACAGAAAAGAAGACTGGACGAGGTCGCAAGAGGAAGCCTACCACTCAATATAACAGC AAGAAAGCCAAGACTGCAGTTAGAGCTATGTTGACAAGGTCAAATGAACAAGTGTCTTCTGAAGATGCTAATGTGACAGAGGAGGTGAGGGCTGAGAAAGAGCAGGCTGAACTTGTGCCTTTGATGACTGGAGGAAAATTGAAGCCTTATCAGATTAAAGGTGTGAAATGGCTGATCTCATTGTGGCAAAATGGGCTGAATGGAATTTTAGCAGATCAGATGGGTCTTGGGAAAACCATTCAAGCAATAGGGTTTCTTGCACATCTTAAAGGAAAAGGTTTGGATGGACCTTACATGATCATAGCTCCTCTTTCTACACTCTCAAATTGGGTCAATGAGATTTCCAG GTTTGCTCCTTCAATGACTGCTATTATATATCATGGAACAAAGCAAGAGAGAGAAGAGATAAGGAGGAAACAAATGCCTAAGCAGATCAGCCCTAAATTTCCTCTAATCATTACTTCATATGAGGTTGCATTTCATGATGCAAAGTTTCTAGCTCACTATAGATGGAAGTATGTTGTTGTTGATGAG GGACACCGgttgaaaaattcaaaatgtttgTTGTTGAGAGAACTGAGACGCCTGCCAATGGAAAATAAGCTTCTTCTCACTGGAACACCTCTGCACAACAATCTGGCTGAACTTTGGTCTCTGTTAAATTTCATTTTGCCTGACATTTTCTCATCCCATCAAGAGTTTGAATCATG GTTTGATTTGTCTGGCAAAGCCAATGGTGATAGCAACTCAGAGGAGAGTGAAGAGAAAAAAAGGGTTCAG gtGGTCATGAAGCTCCATTCAATATTGCGCCCTTTCCTTTTAAGAAGAATGAAGGAAAATGTGGAGCAAATGCTTCCAAGAAAAAAGGAGATCATACTCTATGCTAATATGACTGACCACCAAAAACATATACAGGAGCACTTGGTCAATAAGACACTTGAAGATTACTTGCAAGAAGAAGCAGAGATtg TAACATTGAGACCGGGCATGAAAGGGAAGTTGAATAACTTGCTGATGCAGCTTAGGAAGAATTGCTGCCACCCTGATCTTTTGCATTCTGCTTATGATCAATCAA CTTTATATCCACCTATTGAAAAACTTCTAGAACAGTGTGGCAAATTCCGCTTGATGGACAGATTATTAACTTTGCTCTTGGCTAGGAAGCACAAA GTTCTAATTTTCTCTCAGTGGACTAAAGTTTTGGACATCATTGACTATTTCTTAAGTGAGAAACACCTTGAGGTTTGTAGAATTGATGGTCAAATTAAACTGGATGAAAGAAAAAAACAG ATAGAGGCGTTCAATGATCTAAACAGCAATGTTAGCATTTTTCTTCTCAGCACTCGGGCAGGTGGGCTTGGTATCAATCTTACTGCTGCTGATACATGCATCTTGTACGACAGTGACTGG AACCCTCAAATGGATCTGCAGGCAATGGATCGATGCCACAGGATTGGCCAAACAAAGCCAGTCCATGTTTATAGATTAGCAACATCACATTCTGTGGAG GGACGGATAATAAAGAAGGCCTTCGAAAAAATGAAATTGGAGCATGTTGTTATTGCTAAGGGACAGTTCCAGCAAGATCGGCAGAAAACCAATACACTAGAG GAATCAGAACTGCTGGCATTGCTTCGGAATAAGGAGGATCCTGATGATAAACAGATCGAAACAGACATCAGCCAGGAGGATTTGGTCAGGGTCATGGATCGGAGCGACCTAGTAGAACCCATCGATGGTGGCGCTCCAGTTAGCAGTTGTGCCCTTCCACTTAGAGGACCCGGGTGGGAGGTGGTGACCCCAGCACAGAGTGGCGGCATGTTGTCGTCACTCACTGCTTGA
- the LOC122002794 gene encoding uncharacterized protein LOC122002794 isoform X2 — protein MNSYIFISSSFWFSISEAIGHLLLYICRTKPDRHGSSSRSRVELSSGNGRRNVRSVGGDGAAIHSAANCRAAAISSSLLGATTTGGSGSGSGGGGSPKAKEVSEDQKCLLPELPLLRQTRRPDEHRRELLWRPCSLGESEERDGLGGHVRAAGVEVRSEHGGEEAKPQQQGAHHRREEAEGEAQPEIHRPVRHCSWPQEDGQDLRSQRRHQVPEAAPGEGEVPGGASREEDRRVGVGPGQEVPPVRRRRRQPLLLLLRRLRLRLRFRRPALRRRVRAAGDRGQDLRQHHPRQDPLREAQGRAGEGALGDREHPPLRHQHQRHALHHFFARHNRHGSDRGGVRHDREGGCQETELSIQTAALKNLALVAENGKKGRLVTTNKKVKSFDSHAIFLLRFELVLL, from the exons ATGAACTCGTATATATTTATTTCTTCAAGCTTTTGGTTTTCCATCTCTGAAGCAATTGGCCATCTTTTGCTGTATATTTGCAGAACAAAGCCCGATCGGCATGGAAGCAGCAGCCGCAGCAGGGTGGAACTCTCATCTG GGAATGGAAGGAGAAATGTTCGATCAGTGGGAGGTGATGGAGCAGCAATTCACAGCGCAGCAAATTGCAGAGCTGCAGCAATCTCTAGCTCTCTCCTCGGAGCAACAACCACAGGCGGCAGCGGCAgcggcagcggcggcggcggctccCCTAAAGCCAAGGAAGTCTCTGAAGACCAGAAATGCCTCCTCCCCGAGCTTCCTCTCCTTCGGCAGACCAGACGACCTGATGAGCATCGACGAGAGCTTCTATGGCGGCCTTGCTCCCTCGGTGAGTCCGAAGAAAGAGATGGACTTGGAGGCCATGTTCGGGCAGCAGGCGTCGAAGTGCGGAGCGAGCATGGCGGCGAAGAAGCCAAGCCACAGCAACAAGGAGCACATCATCGCCGAGAGGAAGCGGAGGGAGAAGCTCAACCAGAGATTCATCGCCCTGTCCGCCATTGTTCCTGGCCTCAAGAAG ATGGACAAGACCTCCGTTCTCAGCGACGCCATCAAGTACCTGAAGCAGCTCCAGGAGAAGGTGAAGTCCCTGGAGGAGCAAGCCgcgaggaagaccgtcgagtcgGCGTTGGTCCGGGTCAAGAAGTCCCACCTGTGCGGCGACGACGACGACAGCCACTCCTCCTGCTCCTGCGACGACTACGACTCCGACTCCGATTCCGACGGCCGGCCCTCCGGCGCCGAGTCCGCGCTGCCGGAGATCGAGGCCAAGATCTCCGACAGCACCATCCTCGTCAAGATCCACTGCGAGAAGCACAAGGGCGTGCTGGTGAAGGCGCTCTCGGAGATCGAGAACATCCACCTCTCCGTCATCAACACCAGCGTCATGCTCTTCACCACTTCTTCGCTCGACATAACCGTCATGGCTCAG ATCGAGGAGGAGTTCGACATGACCGCGAAGGAGGTTGTCAAGAAACTGAGCTCAGCATTCAGACAGCCGCACTAAAGAATTTAGCTCTCGTTGCAGAAAATGGGAAAAAGGGCAGGTTAGTTACCACCAATAAAAAGGTCAAATCATTCGATTCCCATGCCATTTTCTTGCTGCGATTCGAGCTCGTTCTCTTGTAG